The sequence below is a genomic window from Amycolatopsis sulphurea.
GACGACGAGTGCGAAGCCGGTGTAGAGCAGAGCGTTGGCCAGCGCCCGGCCGTGGCCGTAGCGGATCCACGACAGGGGGCCGTGGCCGAGCACGGGGTCGCGGATGAGGATTCCACCGGCACCGAGTGCCGCGAGCATGAGGAGGGTGCTTCCCACGGTACCCATCGCGATGGTCCGGTACGGGAAACGCGAGGGCGTCAGGAAGCCCCGGTCGGGGGTGCCCGCGGTCGGCTCCGCGGTGTCGGTCGTGGTGGCCATTTCGATCCAGAAGATTACCCGGTGAAGGAGAACGGCCCGCACGGGGCGGGCCGGAAATGGCTCTTCGGTCAGGTGTTCACCCCCGGTCGGAGGTCCCCGGCGGCGGAGTGGCCGGTGCCTCGTGGCGCGGTCCCGCCGGGCAGGGCCGCGAGCAGTGAGGCGGTGTACTCGTGCCGGGGGTCGAGCAGGACCTGCTCGACGGTGCCGGTCTCGACGAGTTCGCCGTGGTACATCACCGCGACCCGGTCGGCGATGTTCCAGGCGAGGCCGAGGTCGTGGGTGATGACCAGGGCGGCGAGGCCGAGCCGGCGGCGCAGCCGCAGCAGCAGGGCGAGGATCTCGCCGCGCACGGACGCGTCGAGGGAGGCGACGGGTTCGTCGGCGACCAGGACGGCGGGTTGGAGGGCGAGCGCCCCGGCGATGACCACGCGCTGGCGCTGGCCGCCGGACAGCTCGTGCGGGAGCCGGTCGAGGTAGGTGCCCGGCGGCCGTAGTTCGGCGGCTTCGAGGGCGTCGAGCACGATCGTGCGTTCGTCGGGCAGGCCGTGGATGCGGGGTCCTTCGGCGACCGCTTCGTAGACGGTGTGTGCGGGGTTGAGGGCGCTGGCCGGGTCCTGCAGGACGAGCTGGACCTGCCGTCGGTAGGCGCGCAGGGCGCTGCCGCCGGGCGGTACGGGCTCGCCGGCGTAGCGGACGGTGCCGGAGTCGGGGCGTTGCAGGCCGAGCAGGGTGCGGGCGAGGGTGGTCTTGCCGGAGCCGGATTGCCCGACGAGGGCGACGATCTCGTCGCGGTGGACGGCGAGGTCGACTCCGTTGACGGCGTGGATCCGGGTGCCGGTGCGGTCGCGGAAGCTCACGTGCAGGTTCTCCGCGGCGAGCAGGGGCGGCCCGGCCGCGCGGTTGTCCGGTTCGGGTGGCAGCGGGGTGGCGGTCGCCGGGGCGAAGCGGGAGACGGGATCGCCGACGGCCGGGAACGCGGCGGCCAGCGCGCGGCTGTGTTCGTGGCGGGGCGTGGCCATGAGGTCGGCGCTGGGGCGTTCTTCGACGACTTCTCCGTCGTACATCACCGCGATGCGTTCGCAGGTGGAGGCGAGCACGGACAGGTCGTGGCTGATCATGATCAGGCCGATGCCGCGTTCGGCGACGAGTTTCGACAGGACCGACAGCACTTGCGCCTGTACGACGACGTCGAGCGCGGTGGTGGGTTCGTCGGCGATGATCAGCCGGGGTTCGCAGGCCAGGGCCATGGCGATCATCACGCGTTGTTTCTGGCCGCCGGACAGCTCGTGGGGGTAGGCGTTCGCGCGGCCGGGGGGCAGGCCGACTTGGTCGAGCAGCTCGGCGACGCGGGCTTGGAGCTGTGCTTCGGTGGGCTGCGCTCCCCCGGGCGGGTGCAGCCGGATGGGTTCGGCGATCTGGTCGCCGACGCGGCGGACGGGGTTGAGCGCGTGCATCGCGCCTTGGAACACCACTGACGCATCGGCCCAGCGGACCGCGCGCAGCCGTCCCCAGCGCATAGTCCGGACGTCTTCGCCGTCGAGCAGGATTTCGCCGGTGACGCGGGCGGTGCGGGGCAGCAGGCGGAGCACGCTCATCGCGACGGTGGATTTCCCGGAGCCGGACTCCCCCGCGATGCCGAGCGTGCCGCCCGCGTCGAGCCGGAGGCCGACGCCGCGGGCCGCGGGGACCTCGGCCTGGCCGGTGCGGTAGGTGACGCTGACGTCCTTGAGTTCCAGCAGCGGGGTCATTTCCCTCCTTT
It includes:
- the nikE gene encoding nickel ABC transporter ATP-binding protein NikE — encoded protein: MTPLLELKDVSVTYRTGQAEVPAARGVGLRLDAGGTLGIAGESGSGKSTVAMSVLRLLPRTARVTGEILLDGEDVRTMRWGRLRAVRWADASVVFQGAMHALNPVRRVGDQIAEPIRLHPPGGAQPTEAQLQARVAELLDQVGLPPGRANAYPHELSGGQKQRVMIAMALACEPRLIIADEPTTALDVVVQAQVLSVLSKLVAERGIGLIMISHDLSVLASTCERIAVMYDGEVVEERPSADLMATPRHEHSRALAAAFPAVGDPVSRFAPATATPLPPEPDNRAAGPPLLAAENLHVSFRDRTGTRIHAVNGVDLAVHRDEIVALVGQSGSGKTTLARTLLGLQRPDSGTVRYAGEPVPPGGSALRAYRRQVQLVLQDPASALNPAHTVYEAVAEGPRIHGLPDERTIVLDALEAAELRPPGTYLDRLPHELSGGQRQRVVIAGALALQPAVLVADEPVASLDASVRGEILALLLRLRRRLGLAALVITHDLGLAWNIADRVAVMYHGELVETGTVEQVLLDPRHEYTASLLAALPGGTAPRGTGHSAAGDLRPGVNT